A DNA window from Xyrauchen texanus isolate HMW12.3.18 chromosome 6, RBS_HiC_50CHRs, whole genome shotgun sequence contains the following coding sequences:
- the LOC127645399 gene encoding M1-specific T cell receptor alpha chain-like, translating to MIFGKGSQLTVLSKKEVKPSIYKVGDSCLATDFTNHDAVNLTEPFSSKKITAVRYEGQNYYSSFSIDGECHEQGSCSSSSSSDQSVEIEKDEKINFLSVGIFWLRILFLKTVVFNVLVTFKAWMS from the exons AAAAGGAAGTGAAACCGTCCATTTACAAGGTTGGAGACTCATGCCTGGCAACTGacttcacaaatcatgatgcagTAAATTTAACTGAGCCATTCAGTTCTAAAAAGATAACAGCAGTGCGATATGAGGGTCAAAATTACTACAGCAGCTTCTCCATTGATGGGGAATGCCATGAACAAG GAAGCtgttcatcttcatcttcatctgaTCAAAGTGTTGAAATAGAAAAAG ATGAAAAGATCAACTTTTTGTCAGTGGGCATCTTTTGGCTGAGAATTCTCTTTCTGAAGACTGTTGTGTTCAACGTCCTGGTGACTTTCAAAGCATGGATGAGCTAA